The Nitrospira sp. genome segment ACTCCAATGCTGAACGGCATGGCTCTCGCCGGACATGTCACAGATTCGGTTGATCATGCAAAGGCCGCCGTGTCGCACGGCAAGGAAGGACACGCGGATGTCTGTGCCGAACATGCAGAAGCAGCGCTCAAGCATGCGCGGGGTGAGAAAGTGAAGAACCCGCATGTGGATGAAGGTATCAAGCACCTAACGGAAGCCGTACAGCATGGCAAGGCCGGACATGCCGATGCCTGTACCGAACATGCCGATGCGGCGGTCAAGCATCTGGCTGAAGTGAAGCAAACAGGTGGCCCTTG includes the following:
- the smbP gene encoding small metal-binding protein SmbP, encoding MMRRIVRSARLVLGLGVALVGTPMLNGMALAGHVTDSVDHAKAAVSHGKEGHADVCAEHAEAALKHARGEKVKNPHVDEGIKHLTEAVQHGKAGHADACTEHADAAVKHLAEVKQTGGP